From the genome of Carassius carassius chromosome 49, fCarCar2.1, whole genome shotgun sequence:
TGTTTGTAATTCTGCTTGGTGCTGCAGTCTATTACTTGTTGAACACGTGTCAAGTCAATCAAAGGTCAAAGAGAAGATGCTCACGCTTCGATGAGACTGGATATGTCAGATAATCCCCCGACTCCGGCCGCAGGTCCCCCCACTGCGTTAGACATCATGCCCGACATGCTGGTTTAGGACATCAACCACACTGTGTCATGAGGGGTTTAcaaatatagtgtgtgtgtgtgacctatGTTAAGAGTTATCCGTTGTAATATTAGCTGGTTAAACAAgatagttcatcaaaaaaaataCTAACTTTCAGTGATTAAACAGAAGCTCAGCTGTGTGTGCttgatgcatgaaaaaaaaaaccaaggtAATTTGTTCTCCACTTTAAGCAAGTACAGTTGAGTTCTGTTGAACGTATTTGATTTGCTTCATGTATGTGAATAAAAGCTTTAAACTCTTGGATTAATCTTCTCTTTTCATGTGGATTACTTTTATCATGTTCTTCTGAATTTGAGTAAATTCCAGAAATGACAGAAAttccatttttggatgaattatcccGCTAAATGGAAAGGTACACCACAAATGTGCGTCTAATGTCAACTCACAGTTGTTGCACCTGTTGGTTTTGCATCACACTGGCAGCCTATAGAGAAAAGAGAAAGTGGGTATgaacatcaaatttaaaataattttgtgtttttaagtCTGTTTCTGTTAGCTTAAAAACCATCCAAATAAACATTTAGCTGATATACACTAACATACaaaagatagtttttttttaaagaaatgaaaatgtacaGCCTTTTATTCAGCATTCTGCTATTCCCATAAATTAATACTAGCCTAATGCATACTGTATCGAATATTTacactatatactgtatactgcctACAGTTTTCTAAAATAATGATATGCATTATGCAATGATAAACACTTTTCAGTTATCaccacaaaaatacaaataattcatAAGTCATTTTATCAATACAATTTTGCATTGAAAAAGTCTTAAATCTCGGCAGTTTGATTACGTAAATAGTTGgtcaaaaaagaacaaaaatgatGATTGGTTCGTCTGGTTTAACAGTCAAATTAGAAACAGAAGTTCATTTCGAAAGCTTTGCATTATGGGACACAGTATTCTGCACAGTATTCATCCTGCATATTTAGGTGAATGTAGAAGATCATCCatgcatacagaaaaaaaaggcaTGGTGTGCACAGTAAACACGCTATATGCTGGTACTGCATGGAAGTATGCTGCTCCTAACCTCTAAACCATGAAGCACTTATACCAACTTTAGACTTTGTGCATTTAGGTCTTAAAATTGTGCGAGTTCTTTTTATGAATGTGTCCCAATTTCTAAAGTGCTGCAGTGTGCTAGAAACCACACGCTCACCCTCAGGCCTCCAGCCGTCTGGCCCTTTAACTCATTCCAGACAGATTTAAGAGGGCTCGCAGGGGCGATTTACGACCCTTTTCATAAATACTATTAACAGAGAAATGTGAAACCACCCACTTGCGCATACCATGCTAATGAAAGCGGGGTTATTGATGAGGCTGGCCATGTCAAAGCCCAGTCCTGTGGCCGTCTGCGAGAACACAACATACACAAGCTAACGTTAGGAGTCAGAACTGGCTAGCTCTCATATTTAATTACTCAACTGGGACACTCAATATACACTCATAAAACACAAAGATAGACTGATGTTCTTAATGGGATGGATCAAATGTTACAGTGATGATCTATATTTCCTCTGCAGCTTCTTCTACTCACAGGGCTGGAAGCCTCTCTTTGTTTTTGCTCTGCTATCTTCAGGTTGGATTTGTACGTGTCGTTTTCAGGATCTAACACCAGAGCTTTGTTAAAATAAGAGATCGCCTCGGGATACTTGCTCATGGAAGTCAGTGCCAATCTAGAACCATGAAGAGATGAAAGACAGAAGAACATCTTTTGTAAAATTCATATCTGTGATATACAGTGGGAGGAATATTTTAGAATCACTTTTATAACTTGATTGGCATGTACTAATTATGATTCTAATTTTGATTCGTTTGATCATTTTTAATGATTCCATGAATGAATCTTAGTACTTTTGAGGAAGCGCCCGCTCCTTTATAATTGTTCCTAACTGGAAGCTAAACAACAATACTAAAGGAAAAGTACAGTCACAACGAGATGAGATTGATTCATGAAATGGTTTTTTAAAGTTTGCTGTTGCTATTTCTGGCACCCAGTTTTTCTTATATATCACATTCTATACATATTCTATTAATAGTGTTGTTGATGCAGATCTTCAAGAACAAAaccaaatattattaaaaaaaacaataataattcatttgaagtcttttgaaaatgaaactttttctgaacataaatttaatttactttatggGACAAATAATACTTATAAATGAATCCTAAAACATTGCATGGCTTTTTAAAATCATATGAATTCAACAAATAATGAAAAGACAGTTATCAGtacatttagtattatttatattctagTATTAGTGAATTAACTTTtatcttcatttatttttcacttttcattttaagtatgttttcttttttggatTTCGATTCAgctgtaaaatattttcatttcacttttagTTTTAGTCCTTTTAAAGCTAAAGCTTATTTTAAGTGATAATTttattatatctatttttttgttatactgCTTTTATAGTTAGTTGCCATTGCAATGCTTTTTAAAGTTTATGTTTTTCATCtactatttacattttatttcatttcagctttatttcaaattcatgcaaactattttaagtcgttttagttaacaaaaacaacacagacagtTATTGCACAGTAATCTCACCCCATTCTGCCATAGGCTTTGCTGTACGCCGGGTCGATGGCGATGGCTCGCTCACAGTCCCCCGTAGCCTCGGTGTAGTGTCCCAGTTTACTGTGAGCCGCGGCCCTGAGAGAAGAACAATCCCAGCCGTTAACACCCGACATATTAACACACGTCTACGACTGACACACTCTCAACGCATTCACCTGTTACAGTAATACACCGCATTTCTCTGGTCCAGCTCGATGGCTTTTGTGTAACAGTCCAGAGCACTGCTGTAATTCTCCTCTTTCATGTGGTTGTTCCCTGACAGAGACAGACGAAGGCATTTGATGCACAGAGCATAATTACAATGGCGAATGTGATGACAGATGccttgttttctatttgaattgacTGTGAAAGTGTTTAAGGAAAAGTGTGACGTGCCCTCATTTTTCAGCTGCTCCGCTCTCTCGATGTCCTCTGGAGATGGAAACGTCTCGGGTAGTGCAACGATATCATTCTGTTGAACAACAGTTCGAAATCTTGCTTGCTGTATAATATGCTGAATTATACCAACAGTAATCAGCATAATGAAAGATCACAGGTTGATGTGTAATCAGTGCAGTTACTTTGAGGAGGGAGTTGAGGAATATCTCTCTCAGCGGCTGAGGGGCGGCAAGATGGTAGTCTCTGGAGCTGATCTTGAAGGTGGTCTCCAGACACTGGACTGCAACTGTAAATAAAGGAGAATAATGTAATCATATTTTCAATGAGTGTTCAGTAGCAGGCGTTCTATCCAGAGAGCAGGGCAGCTCATGCTCAAAACAATGTATGGAAACGTTGTGTTGTGATGTCATTTCTCACAAACGGTTTTGTCACTAATAAACTGATATCTAAGTAAGTTGTATATATGCTGTATAAGTCGCTTTGGGAaaaagcgtctactaaatgacttaatgtaaatgtaatatctaAAGTTAGTGTACTTGGTGCAGGGTCAGTGAAGAGCATGTTTCAGACGAAATATTAGACATTTGATGTGTAATAACAgattaatattacttaatatatAGCCATTTCCAATCAAACTGTACTTTtgttaaattatgcaaaaaaatgacatttgtttATTTCATAATGCTACCTATGAAAGTATACTAGTACTTCATTAGTTcactttattacaaaaaaatatattttagatttcatttacatcacaaaaatgtgaaaatattacaGGATGCTCCTGTAACGCATGTTCATACAGTTTTAGACAATGCTGGTAGATGAATAAAATAAACTAGTGGGCATGTGTGTGGGATACATCtttacatgtaatttatttattacttctATTGTTTCTTAAAATTTGGTTCAATTGTACTGAATTTATGATAAACTCACATATAATGTCATTTCTCTTGAAACTTTTCAGGtatgtaatgtatttaaatgtataagtaATCAcatatttgtaatgatgaagttaCAGTTTTGTATATTTGTACGTTAACTTTACTATATTAACTTTAGATGCTAATAACACACTAAAGTGAAGGGTGTGGCGTCACGTGTGGTGATTTCTGACACTGACGCACCTTCCAGACTCTCCTGTTCATCTGAATTCAGCGAGCCACAATGAGTCTGATCTCTCAGGAACTGGACGATAGAATACGCCAAGCGCTTTTCCACTGCCATTTTGTCTGAGAGATCCTGGAAAAGATCATTTTTTAACTGAATCAGGCAACCGGCATTActgatactgtatatacattactCTATAGATTTCAAATTCCAAGCACATTTATACACTTCATGCTGCATGTTGTTGCAGGGGATAGTTACATAACATTCACCTATCAATTATTTGATAAACTTCTGCTTATTATTAAAGCGGTCACAAtctgaaacagaaaactgttCTGGGACACATTGCAGAGTACATAAAATAGTATCATGCACCTGTAATACACACACAGTCTGTTATTCATGTCCTTACATAACAACAGCCAGAACACATGATGCAGTTATGATGTAATGCTCACACAAGAATCTGAATTTGATCTACAATGTAAACTATGATTTAATCTCGTGTAATTGGGACAATAAGCCCGGTAAGTGTAGATGAGCAGTATCACAGATGGATCATGTTTACATCGGGTTGCACAGAAGAGATTGCAGAAGGATGAGCAATGGCTGAAGACAGTCGCAGTTTAATTATCGGACAGATCAGAAAGAATCCTTTGCGTGCTCTTCAAGAGCCCCGCATCTCACATCGAGCGGAAAATATCAATAACATCAATATATAGTCTTGTGGATGCTGTGCGCGCCCCCGCCCACCTACCTGGAGAAAGTGCCCGCAGCGCTCGTTCCAGCCACATGAACTCTCGCGGAGACTGATGCGCGTGCGCCGCCGCGCCGGAAATGGCTCTGTTCATGGACTACAAAGATTTTATGAATTTTATGAACTCGAATAGTTCTACTATCTAAAGGCGTTAATACATATATGATTTATCTTGTTTTTTGTTACAGCCctgctaaaaaaattaataaaaataaacgctaaaaccAGCCTCAGCTGGTTGGCTGGTTTTAGCTAGTTTCAGCTTGCTCATAACTGATTTTAGAGGGCTTTTGGCCACTTCTACatacagcttaaaccagctaaagaccagccaACCTGTTTAAGCTGGGGCAGGTTTCAGCAGGGAGGGTTACGAACCACAAAtcaaactacatttaaaataaataataaataaatgtaaaaattgtggctaaattattttaatagcatgAAACGTTTAATGAAAACCCCGTCTTTTGTTGTTTATGTGATATAcgtgcaaaataaaataacaatcatGCAACTGCTACTCGTTTAATATTCATAAGCTAATCTTTCACCGCGTTCAGTAATTCGCCAGTTGACGAGCTCCCGCCTAGCTTGTAACCAATCAGAATGCGCATTCAGGTGAACGTCGGTTTACGTAATTAATATGCACATGCACAAGCCAAGCCTTCGTCGTAGTTATAGTAGTTATGATTTATATTATAACAGTCGAGTGCGACGGTAGGAGTTGCATCCCAAGTTTTGCACCTTGCACGTATGACTCTATAGGCATGCAATGTTTAACCTCGGCATTTCTGTGACTCGAGCGGTTAGAAGGTAGTCTGATTTCTGTTATTTAACACACTTTATCATGCGGTTTGACTGGGTTGCCATTACTAGTTATAATAAACTGAATGCATGAATGCGACTGGACTCATGTAGACAAACCATAAATTCACGGACTTACTCTGTCTTACCCTACAAAGCTCTAATATGACAGGATATCTGGTTTTAGTCAGGTTATCTTCTGAAAACTAGGCAATGCAACTTGCATATGTGAACTAGTGTGAGTGTAGCACAGGCAGATCAGGTTCGCATTCCCTGTTTGAAAGACATGTGAAAGAGCCCATCGTTAGCGCGGAAAACATCCACAGCATGCGTCCACTGCACTCAGCTTTCTCTTCTTTCAGTATTATGCATATTAATGTGTAGCATTTCTTTTTTTGAAGTTGCATGAAGCCCCATACAAGTGTCCATGCTCAAGCTCAAGATGACACTTCAATATGGATCAGCTGAGCAGAACAACAGCCTCCGATGGGACCTGAGCCCAGAAGAGATCAGacatcacacacagacactgatccAGAAGATAAAGCAAGTCTATGACACAGTGGGCTCGGTGGACATCGGGAAGGTGTGCTTTGAGAATACACTGCAAGTCATTGGAGACGCAAAAGCAGAGTATGCAGGTGAGTGGTGCCCGCTGGGATGATGCCATGCATGACATTAATGTGAAGTTCAGTCATCTGCGTCTGTTTCACTGTTCTGTGCTCTGTTTCAGCTTCACGGCATGTGTTGGACTTTCCTCAGTATGTTTCTCCATGTAAAGAGGTGAGGTTGGCGAGCACAGAGGCTGATAAGCGCTTGTCAGATTTCGATGTGGAAGTGAACATGAGGGCCG
Proteins encoded in this window:
- the LOC132132670 gene encoding small glutamine-rich tetratricopeptide repeat-containing protein beta-like: MAVEKRLAYSIVQFLRDQTHCGSLNSDEQESLEVAVQCLETTFKISSRDYHLAAPQPLREIFLNSLLKNDIVALPETFPSPEDIERAEQLKNEGTSHFSLNTFTVNSNRKQGICHHIRHCNYALCIKCLRLSLSGNNHMKEENYSSALDCYTKAIELDQRNAVYYCNRAAAHSKLGHYTEATGDCERAIAIDPAYSKAYGRMGLALTSMSKYPEAISYFNKALVLDPENDTYKSNLKIAEQKQREASSPTATGLGFDMASLINNPAFISMAASVMQNQQVQQLMSGMMSNAVGGPAAGVGGLSDISSLIEAGQQFAQQIQQQNPELIEQLRNHIRSRSFSGSAEEQS